The following coding sequences lie in one Rutidosis leptorrhynchoides isolate AG116_Rl617_1_P2 chromosome 6, CSIRO_AGI_Rlap_v1, whole genome shotgun sequence genomic window:
- the LOC139851521 gene encoding subtilisin-like protease SBT2.5 encodes MMLLSVLVIANSKVYIVTLEGEPLISYTGGINGFEATAVESDKTLDVTSDSVTSYSQHLEERHDRLLETLFDDGNYKKLYIYKHVINGFAVHVSQEQNMLCFQGLFFCPEPASLLLHNICIYHISPPGHELEILELEKKRSIQKHKM; translated from the exons ATGATGTTACTTAGTGTTTTAGTAATTGCAAACTCAAAGGTTTATATTGTAACATTAGAAGGAGAACCACTGATAAGTTACACAGGTGGTATTAATGGTTTTGAAGCTACTGCTGTCGAATCTGATAAAACACTTGATGTCACTAG TGATTCAGTTACATCATATTCCCAACACCTTGAAGAAAGACACGATAGGCTTCTTGAAACATTATTCGATGATGGAAACTACAAAAAACTCTACATCTACAAACATGTTATCAACGGTTTTGCAGTTCATGTTTCTCAAGAACAG AATATGTTATGTTTTCAAGGACTTTTCTTCTGCCCTGAACCAGCTTCCTTGCTCCTACACAACATCTGCATTTATCACATCAGTCCACCTGGGCATGAG CTTGAAATTTTGGAGTTAGAGAAGAAGAGATCGATTCAGAAACATAAGATGTAA
- the LOC139855258 gene encoding small ribosomal subunit protein RACK1-like, which translates to MTDTLILRGTLRSHTDWVTAIACPIDNSDTIITSSRDKSLIVWHLNNSDKTSGVVHRRLTGHSDFIQDVVLSSDGQFALSGSWDKELRLWDLNTGSTVRRFVGHGNHVLSVAFSNDNQQIVSASRDKTIKLWNTLGECNHTFENGHDDCVSCVRFRPNVTEPMIVSGSWDKSVKIWNLSSCKLRSSLHGHNGYVNTVTVSPDGSVIVSGGEDGNILLWDLSEGSMCDSLYSGSIVNALCFCPNKYWLCAATEKSIEVWDFESKSVVMDLKVDDLKQESEMAATAYCTSLCWSADGSTLFSGYTDGVVRIWRVECLTSCNGWDFCDADNPTFSDGWHSCDGWVTCPASCDRWQSCDVDNPTSLVGGEMCDVDNPTSREGRKRCDVDSPASPTFKKKSRLW; encoded by the coding sequence ATGACTGACACCTTAATCCTTCGCGGCACTTTACGATCCCACACTGATTGGGTTACCGCAATCGCCTGCCCAATTGACAACTCCGACACAATCATAACATCCTCCCGCGACAAATCCCTCATCGTTTGGCACCTCAATAACTCCGACAAAACTTCTGGTGTCGTCCATCGCCGTCTCACCGGCCACTCTGATTTcattcaagacgtcgttctttcctcCGACGGCCAATTTGCTCTCTCCGGTTCATGGGACAAGGAACTTCGTCTCTGGGACCTCAACACCGGTTCGACTGTTCGCCGATTCGTTGGTCACGGTAATCATGTACTTTCCGTTGCCTTTTCAAATGATAATCAACAAATTGTTTCTGCTTCTCGTGATAAAACTATCAAATTGTGGAATACATTAGGTGAATGTAATCACACATTTGAAAATGGACATGATGATTGTGTTAGTTGTGTTAGGTTTCGCCCGAATGTAACAGAGCCTATGATCGTATCTGGATCATGGGATAAAAGTGTGAAGATTTGGAATTTGAGTAGTTGCAAACTTAGGTCTAGTTTGCATGGACATAATGGATATGTGAATACTGTTACGGTATCACCTGATGGATCAGTGATTGTGAGTGGTGGGGAAGATGGGAATATATTGTTGTGGGATTTAAGTGAAGGGAGTATGTGCGATTCGCTTTATAGTGGTTCGATTGTGAATGCGTTGTGTTTTTGTCCTAATAAGTATTGGTTGTGTGCTGCCACTGAGAAAAGTATTGAGGTATGGGATTTTGAGAGTAAGAGCGTTGTTATGGATTTGAAGGTTGATGACTTGAAACAGGAATCTGAAATGGCCGCTACTGCCTACTGCACAAGCTTATGCTGGAGTGCTGATGGTAGCACACTATTCAGTGGATATACAGATGGAGTTGTGCGCATTTGGCGTGTTGAGTGTCTTACCTCATGTAACGGATGGGATTTTTGTGATGCAGACAATCCTACCTTCAGTGACGGATGGCACTCCTGTGACGGATGGGTGACGTGTCCTGCCTCATGTGACAGATGGCAGAGCTGTGATGTAGACAACCCTACTTCGTTGGTCGGTGGGGAGATGTGTGATGTAGACAATCCTACCTCCCGTGAGGGAAGGAAAAGGTGTGACGTAGACAGTCCTGCCTCCCCCACTTTTAAAAAGAAAAGTCGTTTATGGTAG
- the LOC139855256 gene encoding heat shock 70 kDa protein 3-like, which yields MSKSVGRTAIGIDLGTTYSCVAAWFDQHNRIEIIPNEQGNKITPSCVAWDGTNILVGEAAKNQITRNPKNTVFDVKRLIGNKFSDSRVQEDMKLWPFKVKKGSAEEPIVVFEHEYGDKEFSSEDISSLILKNLKEAAESYLGTKVTDAVITVPAYFNDKQRQATMTAAKLAGLNVMRLINVPTSAAIAYGLDKTNVDRYGPKETNVFIFDLGGGTFDVSLLNISKDGIITVKAVGGDTHLGGEDFDKALVKYCVQEFKNKENKDMSENVKAMMRLKVACEKAKRDLSSTTQTSIDVDCLYEGIDFLMKITRAKFEKLNDVYFKKCIAHVKKCLRDGNIMFKKNVDDVVIVGGSTRIPKVQEMLSEFFDGKLLCKSINADEAVAYGAAVLASNLSGNGGGIKMMKDLILLDVTPLSLGISIRGNEMSVIVPRNTPIPTAKMRYYSTQIDNQVHMNIDVYQGESMNTDENILLESLILDGIPPAPAFKQGVYICFSIDANGIIKLYTKVISTGDIKSRRIDCSGGDFLKHHMMKKMILQDG from the exons ATGTCGAAATCAGTTGGAAGAACTGCAATTGGGATTGATCTTGGAACAACATATTCGTGTGTGGCTGCGTGGTTTGATCAACATAATCGTATTGAGATCATTCCTAATGAACAAGGTAACAAGATTACACCCTCATGTGTTGCCTGGGACGGCACTAATATTTTGGTGGGTGAGGCTGCAAAAAATCAGATAACCAGAAACCCTAAAAATACAGTTTTTG ACGTTAAACGCTTAATTGGAAACAAATTTAGTGATAGTAGAGTGCAGGAGGACATGAAGTTATGGCCTTTTAAGGTAAAGAAAGGGTCTGCAGAGGAGCCAATTGTTGTATTTGAACATGAATATGGGGACAAGGAATTTTCATCAGAAGACATATCTTCACTGATTTTAAAAAATCTTAAAGAGGCCGCTGAATCCTACCTTGGAACAAAAGTCACAGATGCAGTGATTACTGTTCCTGCATATTTTAATGACAAGCAACGTCAAGCAACCATGACTGCAGCTAAACTAGCGGGCCTCAATGTGATGAGGTTGATTAACGTGCCAACATCAGCAGCAATTGCGTATGGTCTGGATAAGACAAATGTTGATAGATATGGTCCCAAAGAGACAAACGTTTTCATTTTTGATTTGGGCGGAGGGACATTTGATGTGTCTCTTTTAAATATCAGCAAGGATGGTATCATTACGGTTAAAGCAGTTGGCGGTGACACTCATTTGGGTGGTGAAGATTTTGACAAGGCATTGGTGAAGTATTGCGTACAAGAATTTAAGAACAAAGAAAACAAAGACATGAGTGAGAATGTGAAAGCAATGATGAGGTTGAAAGTTGCATGTGAGAAAGCAAAGAGGGACCTGTCGTCAACAACTCAAACATCAATTGACGTTGATTGCTTATACGAGGGAATTGATTTTTTGATGAAAATCACCAGGGCAAAATTTGAGAAGCTAAATGATGTTTACTTTAAAAAGTGCATTGCACATGTGAAGAAGTGTTTGAGAGATGGGAATATAATGTTCAAGAAGAATGTTGATGATGTAGTTATTGTTGGTGGGTCTACAAGGATTCCAAAGGTACAAGAAATGTTGAGCGAGTTTTTTGACGGAAAACTACTTTGCAAGAGCATTAATGCGGATGAAGCTGTGGCGTATGGTGCAGCAGTATTGGCGTCAAACTTGAGTGGTAATGGTGGTGGTATAAAGATGATGAAGGACCTGATACTATTAGATGTGACCCCTCTGTCTCTTGGCATCTCGATCCGTGGAAATGAAATGAGCGTTATAGTCCCAAGGAACACACCGATACCCACCGCCAAGATGCGTTATTACAGCACACAAATCGACAATCAAGTACATATGAATATTGATGTGTATCAGGGTGAGAGCATGAACACGGATGAAAACATCTTGCTCGAATCGTTGATTCTAGATGGCATTCCACCAGCCCCTGCCTTCAAGCAGGGTGTATACATCTGCTTTTCTATAGATGCCAATGGAATTATCAAACTCTACACCAAAGTGATATCCACAGGTGATATAAAAAGTAGGAGAATTGATTGCAGTGGAGGAGATTTCTTGAAGCATcacatgatgaagaagatgatactACAAGATGGATGA